TACCATATGATCGATGGCATGTGGCGGATGTGGTACAACAACGAGAAGGATGGCAAGTCCATTTACTACGCCGACAGCCACGACCTCTACCATTGGCAAGACAAAGGCCTAGCCCTCAAGGAGCGTGGCGAAGGCCCCAAAGTATTCTGGTGGAAAGCCCAATACTGGATGATTATCGACAAGTGGAAGGGCTTGGCAGTATACAGCTCCACCGACCTCAAAACGTGGCAGCCCCAAACCGAACGACTGCTGGAAAACCCCGGCACCGGCCGCGACGACCAAGCCATCGGCGGTCACTGCGATGTGGTCGTGAGCGGCGACCGAGCCTACTTGTACTACTTCACGCACCCCGGTCGCGCCAAAGCCAATCCCGCGCCGGAAAATAGCACGGCCGCCAAACGAAGTGTGATTCAGGTGGTGGAGCTACGCTACCAACGCGGCAAAATCTACTGCGACCGAAACGCACCTACCCACGTGAAGCTGAAGCGTCCAACAACGCAGGTAAGCAACTACTAAGGATAAGAAACTAAAAAAGCTAGGTCCGTTTCCCATGGGAAACGGACCTAGCTTTTTTACTGGGTTTGAGAAGAAGTCCGGCACTACGGGTTTGTCGACCACATACCGGCTTCCTTGATAAAGATGCGGCGGTTAAGCTTGAGCTGCGCGATGATGAACTCGGCTAGGTCTTCCGGCTGCATCACCTTTTCGGGGTTGCCGTCGGTGAGCTTGTTGCTGATGGCTAGCTCCGTTGCTACCGTGCTCGGGGTGAGGGCGCTTACACGGATGTTGTGCTTGCGTACCTCCTGCATCAGCGACTCCGTTAGGCCCATCACGGCAAACTTCGAGGCGCTGTAGGCACTCGTAACAGCCGCGCCGCGCTGGCCGGCGGTAGAAGAGATGTTGATGATGTCGCCGGTTTGACGCTCAATCATCTCCGGCAATACGGCGCGCGTGGTGTAGTAAACGCCCATTAAATTCACCTGAATGATCTTCTCCCATTCGGCTGGTTCCATTTCCAGGAACTTGCCAAAAGTGCCGATACCCGCATTGTTGATCAGAATGTCAATGGGACCTAGCTCTTGCTTTACTTGCTCCACGGCTTGGTTCACAGCTGTCATGTCAGCGACATCGACCGTGGTGGTAGCGGCTTTCACACCGAGCTTGCGCACTTCGTCGGCTACTTCAGTTAGTTGGCTTTCGGTACGTGCCAGCAGACCAACGTTGACACCTTCTGCTGCCAGAGCCAGCGCTACGGCCCGGCCAATGCCTTTACCAGCGCCAGTTACCAAGGCAGTTTTGCCTTTCAGAGATTCCATATACTTGGTTTAAATAAATCGGGAGATAGGCTCTAGAACCTAGTCAGCCTAGTAAGGTTTTGTTAAACGACCAGCAAGTGTAAGTCGTTCAACGATGCGCGAAGCGGGAGCTTCGCGCTACAGCCCTACAGCGGCGCGCAACGTGTCGCCTAGGTGCTCGGCCGCGCCGGTATCGCCGTGCATGATGGCGGAGGCTAGCTTCGGCGCATACTTCATGGCTACTTTGGCGTTGAACACCAGCACTTCGGGGTCGGTAATGGCCTCTATTACCACCGGTCGTTTGGCTTCCAATGCCTTTTTCCAGGCGTCTTCCACCTGATCGGGGCTGTCGATGGTGATACCGATCAGGCCCAAGGACTCGGCGTACTCGGCATATTTGAAGTCGGGTAGATCTTGCGAATCGTGAAACTTAGGTTCGCCTTGCATCAGGCGCTGTTCCCAGCTCACAAAATTTAGATCCTTGTTGTTGAGCACCAACACGATTAGGCGCGGGTCGGCCCACGTGCGCCAGTAGCGCTGAATCGTGATTAGCTCCTCGTTGCCGTTCATCTGCATAGCGCCATCGCCTGCGAAGGCAATAGCTAACTTATCTGGATGCGCAAATTTGGCAGCAATGGCATATGGCACCGCGCAACCCATCGTAGCTAGCGTGCCCGACACCGAAAACCGCATGCCCTCCCGGATGCGAATGTGTTGGGCCATCCAGCTGGAGCTAGACCCCGAGTCAGCCGCCATAATAACATCGTCAGGCAGTAGAGGCGAGAGTTTCTCAAACACCAACCTAGGGTTAAGCGGGTCCGCCTCTTCGTGGGCCGCTTCCCCCACGTACTGCCACCAGTCTTTTACATTTTCCTCAATCTTTTCGCGCCACGAGCGGTCTTCCTTACGCTGAAGCAGTGGGAGCAGGGCCCGGAGCGTTTCGGCGCTGTCGCCGGTGAGCGGCACCTCCATGGGGTAGCGAATGCTCAGCATGCGGCCGTCGAGGTCAATCTGCACGCCTCGGGCCTGGCCTTCTTTTGGCAGGAACTCGGCATACGGGAAGCCCGAGCCAATCATGAGCAGTGTGTCGCAGTTCTGCATCATCTCGTGCGACGCATTGGTGCCAAACAAGCCAATAGCGCCCGTCACGAAGGGCAGTTCATCAGCTAGCACAGCTTTACCTAAGTAAGCCTTTGCCACACCAGCGCCGAGCACGTCGGCTACCTGTATTACCTCTGGTACAGCGTTTTTTGCGCCCGCTCCAATGAGAATAGCCACTTTCTTACCCGCATTCAGCACTTCGGCGGCGCGCTGCAAATCAGTGTCCTGGGGTAGCACGCGGGGCGTGAGGTAGCCGATGCCCGAGTGAATGGTTTGGTGCTCGTGTTTAGGCTCCTGGTAGTCAACCTCCTGCAAATCATTGGGCACGATAACGCACGTAACGGTGCGCTCGGCCTGGGCAATGCGCACGGCCCGATCGACGAGGTGACGCACCTGGCTCGGTTCGGTAGCCATTTGGATGTACTCGCTGGCCACGTCTTTGAACAGCGACATCAGATCTACCTCCTGCTGATCATTACCGCCAAGCGACGTGCGTGCTTTCTGGCCCACAATGGCCACTACGGGTTGGTGGTCAAGCTTGGCGTCGTAGAGACCATTGAGCAGGTGAATGGCGCCAGGACCAGACGTGGCCATGCACACGCCCACTTCACCCGTAAACTTAGAATGAGCGCAAGCCATGAGCGAAGCCATTTCCTCGTGTCGCACCTGGATGAACTCGACCTTGTCCTTGGCCTTGCGCAAGGCTCCCATCAGGCCATTGATTCCGTCGCCAGGATAGCCAAAGATTCGTTTTATACCCCAATCTGACAACCGCTGGATTAGGAACTCGCTTACCGTTTGTGGCATGAGGAAGGTTTCTTAAAAAGTTAATCTTGGCTGGAAGCTAGCCTGCATTATTACCCGTGCTTACCGGGGCAAGCTGCTGCCGGGAAGTCGTACGCACTTGGCCGTCAAGGGTTAGCTCAGAAATCTTCTTCGCCCGAAAGTCCCTGCCCGAAAAGCTAGCTAGCGTGTAGCGCTCCTGCGGAGAAAGCCAACAAGCCGCGGCAGATTACCACCGCTGCCTTACCTTCGCTTATGGCTTATTCTCTTTTGCTGTTTGATTACGATGGTACGCTGTGCGATTCGCGCCAAGCCATTCGCTATAGTTTGCAACAATTCTTTCTGGCTTACAACCTGCCAGCGCCGCCCGAAGCCGACGTGCAACGCACCATTGAGCTAGGGTTATCGGCGCCCGTAACGCTGCAAGTGCTCCAGCCAACGGCCACCCTCGAACAGATAACGGAGTGGGTGCCCCTTTACCGCGGCATCTACGCCGAACAGGGCGAGCCCTTGGTGGCGCCCTTCCCCGGCGCGCATGAAGTAGTAGCGCAAGCTGCCGCGCAAGGCCTGAGGCCGGTGGTGCTCAGCAATAAAGGAAGCCGCGTGCTGGAAGCTTCGCTGGAGCGGTTTGGGCTGCTGTCCTATTTCTCCCTACTCATTGGCGACGGGAGCTTTCCCGACAAAAAGCTAGAGCTGAAACCTAGCCCCATGATCTTTCAGCAAATCATTCAGCCGCACTTCCCCGAGGTGCCGCTCGAAGAAATTCTAATGATTGGCGACACGCAGGCCGATTTGCTATTTGCTCGCAACTGCGGCATCGATGCATGCTGGGCCAGCTACGGCATGGGCGACCCCGCCGCCTGTCGGGCACTCGATCCAAACTACGAAATCGGAGCATTAGCCGAGCTAGCCGATGTGCTGCAAAGCAAGGCAGTGGTTTAAAGCACGCGAATGACTAACCAAAGGCCCGCTACGAAGGCC
This Hymenobacter sp. GOD-10R DNA region includes the following protein-coding sequences:
- a CDS encoding 3-ketoacyl-ACP reductase, with protein sequence MESLKGKTALVTGAGKGIGRAVALALAAEGVNVGLLARTESQLTEVADEVRKLGVKAATTTVDVADMTAVNQAVEQVKQELGPIDILINNAGIGTFGKFLEMEPAEWEKIIQVNLMGVYYTTRAVLPEMIERQTGDIINISSTAGQRGAAVTSAYSASKFAVMGLTESLMQEVRKHNIRVSALTPSTVATELAISNKLTDGNPEKVMQPEDLAEFIIAQLKLNRRIFIKEAGMWSTNP
- a CDS encoding thiamine pyrophosphate-requiring protein, with translation MPQTVSEFLIQRLSDWGIKRIFGYPGDGINGLMGALRKAKDKVEFIQVRHEEMASLMACAHSKFTGEVGVCMATSGPGAIHLLNGLYDAKLDHQPVVAIVGQKARTSLGGNDQQEVDLMSLFKDVASEYIQMATEPSQVRHLVDRAVRIAQAERTVTCVIVPNDLQEVDYQEPKHEHQTIHSGIGYLTPRVLPQDTDLQRAAEVLNAGKKVAILIGAGAKNAVPEVIQVADVLGAGVAKAYLGKAVLADELPFVTGAIGLFGTNASHEMMQNCDTLLMIGSGFPYAEFLPKEGQARGVQIDLDGRMLSIRYPMEVPLTGDSAETLRALLPLLQRKEDRSWREKIEENVKDWWQYVGEAAHEEADPLNPRLVFEKLSPLLPDDVIMAADSGSSSSWMAQHIRIREGMRFSVSGTLATMGCAVPYAIAAKFAHPDKLAIAFAGDGAMQMNGNEELITIQRYWRTWADPRLIVLVLNNKDLNFVSWEQRLMQGEPKFHDSQDLPDFKYAEYAESLGLIGITIDSPDQVEDAWKKALEAKRPVVIEAITDPEVLVFNAKVAMKYAPKLASAIMHGDTGAAEHLGDTLRAAVGL
- a CDS encoding HAD family hydrolase, whose amino-acid sequence is MAYSLLLFDYDGTLCDSRQAIRYSLQQFFLAYNLPAPPEADVQRTIELGLSAPVTLQVLQPTATLEQITEWVPLYRGIYAEQGEPLVAPFPGAHEVVAQAAAQGLRPVVLSNKGSRVLEASLERFGLLSYFSLLIGDGSFPDKKLELKPSPMIFQQIIQPHFPEVPLEEILMIGDTQADLLFARNCGIDACWASYGMGDPAACRALDPNYEIGALAELADVLQSKAVV